The following proteins come from a genomic window of Proteiniphilum propionicum:
- a CDS encoding RagB/SusD family nutrient uptake outer membrane protein, producing MKKYIYISALILMSHMLSSCEDFLTVESPDQLTSSSFWRGEDDAEAGIAAAYSQLEYYIDVWEFAEVKWPVEAYREDIILMGNDARNYPNWVDLYNFTNTNGNSQVSSYWWNNYKGISFSNQVIEKVSLIPDDKINTGVREQIVNEAHFLRAYYHLKLILNWKEIIIRDKYITNQEDLNKGLSSRSDAWDFIISDLKKATALPASYNADNLGRATRGAAYAYLGFAYLTRAYEEESNKTDFLKEALNAFNKVEGYELEKNFSSMFDGSNKNCKESVFELQTSMSTANGASYRTQLHRWIGVEELWGWDEILPSNKLMETYFKEGEIATTGRYDSRLYETIFFQCDYYNDGTGRVYGYNYDDWFSDSDGNAYNRPAFRKFMPVDMDALSKSRCAINIPLMRYSNVLLMKAEVLNEQGKPTEAIPLINQVRSVHGDMPGMSGTSQEDVRNQIEHERIVEFPLENWRWYDLRRWGKLKEAMTAVGRTFDTEKNSFYPVPLTEINANDQID from the coding sequence ATGAAGAAATATATTTATATATCCGCACTCATACTCATGTCGCACATGCTAAGCTCATGTGAAGACTTTTTAACGGTAGAGTCTCCCGATCAATTAACTTCAAGTAGCTTCTGGAGAGGTGAAGATGATGCAGAAGCCGGTATAGCAGCAGCTTATTCTCAACTGGAATATTACATCGATGTATGGGAGTTTGCCGAGGTAAAATGGCCGGTTGAAGCCTATCGCGAAGATATAATTCTTATGGGTAATGACGCACGAAACTATCCTAACTGGGTAGATCTTTATAATTTCACCAACACAAACGGTAATTCACAGGTTAGTAGCTATTGGTGGAATAATTATAAGGGTATAAGCTTTTCAAATCAGGTAATTGAAAAAGTATCACTTATCCCTGATGATAAAATAAATACAGGTGTTCGAGAACAGATAGTGAACGAAGCACACTTCTTGCGGGCTTACTATCATCTGAAACTAATCCTTAACTGGAAAGAGATAATTATTCGTGACAAGTATATTACCAATCAGGAAGATTTAAATAAAGGACTTTCATCACGTTCAGACGCATGGGATTTTATTATATCAGACTTGAAAAAAGCCACTGCCCTTCCGGCCTCTTACAATGCCGATAATCTGGGACGGGCAACCAGGGGTGCTGCCTATGCTTACCTGGGATTTGCCTACCTTACACGTGCATATGAAGAGGAGAGCAATAAAACTGACTTTTTGAAAGAAGCACTTAATGCATTTAACAAAGTGGAGGGTTATGAACTTGAGAAAAATTTCTCAAGTATGTTTGATGGGAGTAATAAAAACTGCAAAGAGTCTGTTTTCGAGCTGCAAACATCAATGAGTACCGCAAATGGAGCTAGCTACCGCACTCAGTTACATCGCTGGATAGGTGTTGAAGAGCTATGGGGATGGGACGAAATACTTCCCTCCAATAAACTTATGGAAACCTACTTTAAGGAGGGGGAGATTGCAACAACCGGTCGCTATGATTCGCGTTTATATGAAACAATTTTCTTTCAATGTGACTATTACAATGATGGAACCGGTCGTGTCTATGGCTATAACTACGACGACTGGTTCAGCGATAGCGATGGAAATGCATATAACCGCCCGGCTTTCAGAAAATTCATGCCTGTTGATATGGACGCTCTTTCAAAAAGCAGATGTGCAATCAACATTCCTCTCATGCGCTATTCCAACGTACTGCTTATGAAAGCTGAAGTATTGAATGAACAGGGAAAACCCACAGAAGCCATTCCCTTGATCAATCAGGTTAGAAGTGTTCACGGCGATATGCCTGGAATGTCGGGCACATCGCAGGAAGATGTACGCAATCAGATAGAACATGAACGAATTGTTGAATTCCCACTGGAGAACTGGCGATGGTATGATCTGCGCCGATGGGGTAAATTAAAAGAAGCAATGACAGCAGTTGGGAGAACGTTCGATACAGAGAAAAACTCATTCTACCCTGTTCCTCTCACAGAGATAAATGCCAACGATCAAATCGACTAA
- a CDS encoding LysO family transporter: MFLIITLMLSGILFGYMFRKKRITCTSRVITVFIWILLFLLGIDVGSDQAIMNGLHTIGLEALVITIGAVLGSVVGARYLWKWINRDTKGEAHQ; the protein is encoded by the coding sequence ATGTTTTTAATTATTACACTGATGCTCTCTGGCATTCTCTTTGGGTATATGTTTAGGAAGAAGAGGATAACATGCACAAGCAGAGTGATAACAGTCTTTATATGGATATTGCTCTTTCTGCTTGGAATAGACGTAGGGAGCGACCAGGCTATAATGAACGGGCTTCACACTATTGGGCTGGAAGCACTCGTAATTACTATTGGTGCTGTTTTGGGCAGCGTTGTGGGAGCTCGCTATTTATGGAAATGGATTAATAGGGACACAAAAGGGGAGGCTCATCAATGA
- a CDS encoding lysine exporter LysO family protein yields MKGSLVIVAFFILGTLTGVFKLIPYDFAQSKLSYYALAALMFFVGFSIGNDSKTLKSFRSLNPRLVMLPVTTILGTLTGSALTSLMLPHRTLTDCLAVGAGFGYYSLSSIFITEYKGAELGTIALLSNISREIITLLFAPLLVKYFGKLAPISAGGATTMDTTLPIIARFSGQSFVIVSIFHGFTVDLSVPFLVVLFCSI; encoded by the coding sequence ATGAAAGGGAGCTTAGTAATAGTGGCTTTCTTTATCTTAGGCACTCTTACAGGGGTGTTCAAACTTATTCCTTACGATTTTGCCCAGAGCAAACTGAGTTATTATGCTCTGGCAGCACTTATGTTTTTTGTTGGCTTTAGTATAGGTAATGATTCCAAAACATTAAAAAGCTTTCGTTCGCTAAATCCCCGTCTGGTGATGTTACCGGTAACTACTATCCTGGGCACTCTAACAGGCAGCGCATTAACAAGTCTTATGCTGCCACATCGTACTCTAACAGATTGTTTAGCTGTTGGGGCAGGATTCGGCTATTATTCGTTATCAAGTATCTTCATAACCGAGTATAAAGGTGCTGAGTTGGGAACAATTGCATTGCTTTCAAATATTTCACGTGAAATAATCACCCTGCTTTTTGCACCGCTACTAGTGAAATACTTTGGCAAATTAGCTCCAATATCGGCAGGTGGTGCAACAACTATGGATACTACTTTGCCTATAATTGCCCGCTTCTCGGGACAAAGCTTTGTCATTGTTTCAATTTTTCATGGTTTTACAGTAGATTTAAGTGTACCCTTCCTAGTAGTCCTTTTCTGTTCAATATAA
- a CDS encoding glycoside hydrolase family 2 TIM barrel-domain containing protein — protein sequence MKLSNYILFIFIIVSFLSKADNVPWQNPLINEINREPAHAHFVPYINEANALFQQSLHASKRFEINKKGERRVSLNGIWKFFYSKNNDTAPTDFYKPEYNTKEWDNIKVPGSWELQGFDAPIYTDVDYPFPANPPYVPEDYNPVGAYVREFTIPQGWKGMNIFLDFEGVESAFYCWVNGELAGYSEDSRLPARFNITKLLKKGTNKLAIKVFRYSDGSYLEDQDYWKYSGIERDVYLYARPSIRVKDFILTAGLVNRYKDGEFNLDIKLNQPKAGATVEVKVMDKDKVIYQHTKRIKSSSDTTLNARNLFPAVHPWSAETPYLYKLVVNTFDTNGEALESFVHPFGFRSVEMKNGMQLINGVSILFKGVNRHEHDKNNGRSITVESIIEDIRLMKQFNINAVRTSHYPNRYEWYSLCDEFGLYLIDEANIESHGMMNHKDKTLANNPDWEMPFMQRMSRMVLRDRNFTSIVTWSLGNESGYGKHLETIYDWTKATDPSRPVQYEGGGYDSKSDIYCPMYARIWALQRHVNQRDSRPLILCEYAHAMGNSVGNLKDYWDLIYKYDQLQGGFIWDWVDATFAIKDEKENSIWGYGGDMGFVEVPNDSNFCANGLVAADRSLHPHIHEVKKVYQYIHFEPSPFTSDKIKITNRHDFINLDNYVLRWNIEADGICIENGEMEFPDIAPRSFGLISLPIKSTQINGREYFLKLEAYTKEASLLIPKNYLSAMEQWAMPIINTEVPVKEVKGVLNSETTTDNFILNGLDFRIVFSKSTGEMTELTYNNKNIIKEGLRPNFWRPLTDNDVANGHLNRCATWRHAARDMQLKEINCTVDRDKKLATITVNYKMPEQESTFQTTYLVRSDGAVKVLLHFTPGSKELPEMPRLGMRMILNSEYDIMTWFGRGPHENYADRKTSSLIGLYTASVWDQFHPYVRAQETANKTDVRWVALRNNNGEGVLIRGTEPLNVSAWNFPQEDIDYVPFNVERRHGGSIEKKDMVWLNIDHRLMGVGGDNTWGAQVHPEYTITPKEWKYSFTLQPLNAKDDAVQEANNSWFK from the coding sequence ATGAAACTCTCCAATTATATCTTATTTATTTTCATTATCGTCTCTTTTTTGTCAAAAGCCGATAATGTACCCTGGCAAAATCCACTTATCAATGAAATAAATCGCGAGCCAGCTCATGCACATTTTGTACCATACATAAATGAGGCAAATGCATTATTTCAACAATCACTGCATGCATCAAAGCGGTTTGAAATAAACAAAAAGGGAGAACGGAGAGTTTCATTAAATGGCATCTGGAAGTTCTTTTATTCAAAAAACAACGATACCGCACCGACAGATTTCTATAAACCCGAATATAACACAAAAGAATGGGATAATATAAAAGTTCCGGGAAGTTGGGAATTACAGGGATTTGACGCACCGATCTATACCGATGTCGATTATCCTTTCCCCGCAAATCCTCCATATGTACCGGAAGATTATAATCCCGTGGGTGCGTATGTTCGTGAATTTACTATACCCCAAGGATGGAAAGGAATGAATATATTTCTTGACTTCGAAGGAGTGGAATCTGCATTTTACTGCTGGGTAAACGGTGAACTGGCAGGTTATAGCGAAGATAGTCGTCTGCCTGCACGTTTCAATATAACAAAGCTTCTAAAAAAGGGCACCAACAAGCTCGCTATCAAAGTCTTCAGGTATAGTGATGGATCTTACCTCGAGGACCAGGACTATTGGAAATATAGTGGCATTGAGCGTGATGTATATTTGTATGCACGCCCATCAATTCGCGTAAAAGACTTCATATTGACTGCAGGATTGGTAAACAGATATAAAGATGGAGAGTTCAACCTGGATATCAAGTTAAATCAACCTAAAGCGGGAGCGACAGTAGAAGTAAAGGTGATGGATAAAGATAAAGTAATTTATCAACACACCAAGAGAATTAAATCTTCATCAGACACGACTCTGAATGCCCGAAATCTCTTTCCTGCCGTTCACCCCTGGAGTGCAGAAACACCTTATTTATACAAATTGGTTGTTAATACTTTTGATACCAATGGTGAGGCATTGGAATCATTTGTTCATCCGTTTGGCTTCAGATCTGTTGAGATGAAAAATGGCATGCAGTTAATAAATGGTGTATCTATTTTATTTAAAGGGGTCAACCGTCACGAACATGATAAAAACAACGGACGTTCAATCACCGTTGAAAGCATAATAGAAGATATTAGGCTGATGAAGCAATTCAATATCAATGCGGTAAGGACAAGTCATTATCCAAACCGCTATGAATGGTACTCTCTGTGTGATGAGTTTGGATTATACCTTATAGATGAAGCCAACATCGAAAGTCATGGTATGATGAACCACAAAGACAAAACCCTGGCAAACAATCCTGACTGGGAAATGCCGTTTATGCAACGTATGAGTCGAATGGTTCTTCGCGATCGAAATTTTACATCAATAGTTACCTGGTCACTTGGGAATGAATCGGGTTACGGCAAACATTTAGAAACAATTTATGACTGGACCAAAGCCACTGATCCATCCAGGCCTGTGCAATACGAAGGTGGGGGGTATGATTCAAAATCTGACATCTACTGCCCAATGTATGCCCGTATTTGGGCACTGCAACGACATGTAAACCAGCGCGACAGCCGGCCGTTGATATTGTGTGAATATGCACACGCCATGGGTAACAGCGTTGGAAATCTTAAGGACTACTGGGACCTGATCTATAAATACGACCAGCTGCAGGGCGGATTTATATGGGATTGGGTGGATGCTACTTTTGCCATTAAAGATGAGAAAGAAAATAGTATATGGGGCTACGGAGGAGATATGGGCTTTGTGGAAGTACCTAACGATTCAAACTTCTGCGCCAACGGCCTGGTTGCAGCAGACCGTTCACTGCATCCCCACATCCATGAAGTAAAGAAGGTGTATCAATATATTCATTTTGAACCTTCCCCTTTTACATCAGATAAAATAAAAATAACAAACAGACACGACTTTATAAATTTAGACAACTATGTGCTGAGATGGAATATTGAAGCTGATGGTATATGCATAGAAAACGGAGAGATGGAATTTCCTGATATCGCACCACGTTCTTTTGGACTGATATCTTTGCCGATTAAATCAACTCAGATTAATGGGAGAGAGTATTTTCTTAAATTAGAAGCCTATACAAAAGAGGCATCACTGCTTATTCCCAAAAATTACTTATCAGCAATGGAGCAGTGGGCAATGCCTATAATTAATACGGAGGTCCCTGTAAAGGAGGTAAAAGGAGTGCTTAACTCAGAGACTACAACAGATAATTTCATTTTAAACGGGTTAGATTTTCGTATTGTATTTTCTAAAAGTACAGGAGAGATGACAGAGTTGACTTATAATAATAAAAACATCATTAAGGAAGGACTCAGGCCTAACTTCTGGCGCCCTCTAACCGATAATGATGTGGCAAATGGACATTTAAACCGCTGCGCAACCTGGAGACATGCAGCCAGGGACATGCAGCTTAAAGAGATAAATTGTACTGTAGACAGAGACAAAAAGCTTGCAACAATAACAGTTAACTATAAAATGCCTGAACAGGAATCAACCTTTCAGACCACTTATCTGGTCCGTTCTGATGGAGCTGTCAAAGTGTTACTTCACTTTACACCAGGTAGCAAGGAATTACCGGAGATGCCACGTTTAGGAATGAGGATGATACTCAATTCTGAGTATGATATTATGACCTGGTTTGGGCGGGGCCCTCATGAGAACTATGCTGATCGTAAAACAAGTTCTTTGATAGGGCTTTACACAGCTTCAGTCTGGGATCAATTTCATCCTTATGTCAGGGCACAGGAGACAGCAAATAAAACAGATGTACGCTGGGTCGCTCTTCGCAATAATAATGGCGAGGGTGTGCTAATAAGAGGTACCGAGCCTCTGAACGTAAGCGCATGGAATTTTCCGCAAGAGGATATTGATTATGTTCCTTTTAATGTGGAACGGCGCCATGGGGGTAGCATTGAAAAGAAAGATATGGTTTGGTTGAATATCGACCACCGGTTGATGGGAGTAGGAGGCGACAATACCTGGGGAGCTCAGGTACATCCAGAATATACTATTACACCCAAAGAGTGGAAATATAGTTTCACGCTTCAGCCATTAAATGCAAAAGACGATGCAGTACAAGAGGCAAATAATAGTTGGTTTAAATAA